In Thermococcus thioreducens, a genomic segment contains:
- a CDS encoding division/cell wall cluster transcriptional repressor MraZ: METLVKRFDPQGRLLLPKELREKLGEEVIIVDLGDRVELLPRRRVDLKKFFDSIEVGELKGWEELKKELWAE, encoded by the coding sequence ATGGAAACTCTGGTGAAAAGGTTCGACCCCCAGGGGCGACTTCTCCTGCCGAAGGAGCTGAGGGAAAAGCTTGGGGAGGAAGTGATAATAGTTGACCTCGGCGACAGGGTGGAGTTATTGCCAAGGAGAAGGGTCGACCTAAAAAAGTTCTTTGACAGCATCGAGGTGGGGGAGCTGAAGGGGTGGGAAGAGCTTAAAAAGGAGCTGTGGGCGGAATGA
- a CDS encoding phosphoribosylaminoimidazolesuccinocarboxamide synthase codes for MRLIYRGKTKDVYEDGPYLVFYFKDSLLGEDGREDTGGNEVIGERPGKGSAVLGQTEFFFSLLERNGIRTHFVERIDERRARFLKAERIPLETIYRFKAYGSFLRRYRCWVKSLQELGIVEFTLKDDSLGDPLITEEAILQLGIASEGELEKMKEVTKRVAEILAEFFSAKGLELIDFKLEFGRLNGGLIIIDELSGDTMRVMKGGRLLSQEELLEVVE; via the coding sequence GTGAGGCTCATCTACCGCGGCAAAACGAAGGACGTTTACGAGGATGGCCCGTATCTAGTCTTTTACTTCAAGGACTCCCTGCTGGGCGAAGACGGCAGAGAGGACACGGGTGGCAACGAGGTGATAGGCGAGAGACCGGGCAAGGGGAGTGCAGTTCTCGGGCAGACGGAGTTCTTCTTCAGCCTGCTGGAAAGGAACGGGATAAGGACCCACTTCGTCGAGCGGATTGACGAGAGAAGGGCACGCTTTCTGAAGGCAGAGAGGATTCCGCTGGAGACTATATACCGCTTTAAGGCTTACGGAAGCTTTCTCAGGAGATACAGATGCTGGGTGAAGTCCCTCCAAGAGCTGGGAATAGTTGAGTTCACCCTCAAGGACGACTCGCTCGGCGACCCACTCATAACCGAAGAAGCAATATTACAGCTAGGTATAGCGAGCGAAGGGGAGCTGGAGAAAATGAAGGAGGTAACGAAAAGGGTCGCCGAAATCCTGGCGGAGTTCTTCTCCGCAAAGGGGCTTGAGCTAATAGACTTCAAGCTGGAGTTCGGCAGGCTGAACGGGGGGCTAATCATCATCGATGAGCTTAGCGGGGACACGATGCGCGTTATGAAGGGTGGAAGGCTTTTGAGCCAGGAAGAGCTCCTGGAGGTGGTAGAATGA
- a CDS encoding IMP cyclohydrolase: protein MTYTGRTLGIGLMNGKPFAFYLLCSRSFPKRKVIVKGRAVYIENLTETDNPYVSYPVVRLLDEYTVVTNGLQTDFIAQTLEWESPRKALIHVLDALDYERDNYSTPRIAGIIGTDSRGWLGFAGRDEFWVKTLGLKDGKAFVTATYDLGLVELDFPVFGSAEELAEKAMELPFENRVLAIGVVSEGSKWKVRAFP from the coding sequence GTGACCTACACGGGTAGAACTCTGGGAATCGGCCTGATGAACGGCAAACCCTTCGCCTTCTACCTTCTCTGCTCCCGCTCCTTCCCGAAGAGAAAGGTCATCGTTAAAGGAAGGGCAGTTTACATCGAGAACTTAACAGAGACGGACAACCCCTACGTGAGCTACCCAGTCGTGAGGCTCCTCGATGAGTACACCGTAGTCACCAACGGCCTCCAGACGGACTTTATTGCTCAAACCCTTGAGTGGGAGAGCCCCAGGAAGGCTCTAATCCACGTCCTCGATGCCCTCGACTACGAAAGGGACAATTACAGCACGCCGAGAATAGCGGGTATAATCGGGACCGATAGCAGGGGCTGGCTTGGCTTCGCCGGCAGGGACGAGTTCTGGGTGAAGACTCTGGGACTCAAAGATGGAAAGGCCTTCGTAACGGCAACATACGATCTCGGCCTTGTCGAGCTCGATTTCCCGGTCTTTGGGAGTGCAGAGGAGCTTGCCGAGAAGGCTATGGAGTTGCCCTTCGAGAACAGGGTGCTCGCGATTGGTGTGGTTAGTGAGGGTAGTAAGTGGAAAGTGAGGGCCTTTCCCTAA
- a CDS encoding formate--phosphoribosylaminoimidazolecarboxamide ligase produces the protein MIISTIASHSSLQILLGVKREGFRTRLYVKPGRKAFYSSIPPVDEIVVTENMREVLGDDGIIVPHGSFVAYLGIEAIEKAKAKFFGNKRFLKWETSFELQDKALDEAGIPRVEVVEPEEAKPDELYFVRLEGPRGGSGHFLAYGYELEEKIKGLSEPYRIERFTDGVYLYVHFFYSPILNRLELFGVDERLVIADANKRRPFRTLPYTIAGNKAVALRESLIPVLYDYGLAFVEAMEELEPPGIVGPFALHFAYDGNFKAIGFASRIDGGSNALHWYGRLYWDEPMSVGRRIAREIKLALEKDRLKEVVT, from the coding sequence ATGATAATCTCCACCATAGCTTCCCATTCCTCACTTCAGATACTCCTAGGGGTAAAGAGAGAGGGTTTCAGAACGAGGCTCTACGTCAAACCGGGCAGAAAGGCTTTCTATTCCTCTATCCCGCCTGTCGATGAAATCGTCGTAACGGAAAACATGAGGGAAGTACTCGGTGATGACGGCATCATCGTACCCCACGGCTCTTTCGTGGCATACCTTGGCATAGAGGCCATCGAGAAAGCAAAGGCTAAGTTCTTCGGCAACAAGCGTTTCCTCAAGTGGGAAACCAGCTTTGAACTGCAGGATAAGGCCCTCGACGAGGCAGGGATTCCGAGGGTTGAAGTAGTTGAACCAGAAGAGGCTAAGCCAGACGAGCTTTACTTTGTCCGCCTTGAGGGGCCGAGGGGCGGAAGCGGGCACTTCTTGGCTTACGGTTATGAACTGGAGGAGAAGATCAAAGGCCTGAGCGAACCCTACAGGATTGAACGCTTCACAGACGGCGTTTACCTCTACGTTCACTTCTTCTATTCGCCGATTTTAAACCGTTTGGAGCTCTTTGGCGTTGATGAGCGCCTGGTCATCGCGGACGCAAACAAGAGGCGGCCCTTCAGGACCCTCCCTTACACCATAGCAGGAAACAAGGCCGTAGCGCTGAGAGAGTCGCTCATTCCAGTGCTCTACGATTACGGATTGGCCTTCGTCGAGGCCATGGAGGAGCTTGAACCTCCCGGCATCGTAGGTCCCTTCGCCCTCCACTTCGCCTACGACGGAAACTTCAAGGCGATAGGCTTTGCCTCGCGGATAGACGGTGGCTCGAACGCGCTCCACTGGTACGGACGGCTCTACTGGGACGAGCCCATGAGCGTGGGCAGGAGGATAGCGCGCGAGATTAAGCTTGCCCTCGAGAAGGACCGCCTTAAGGAGGTGGTTACGTGA
- the thiC gene encoding phosphomethylpyrimidine synthase ThiC produces the protein MTQLEEAKRGVITEEMKFIAERESIDPEKLRRSVAKGHTVIFRNVRHDWVKPVAVGDVVRVKVNANIGTSRDIVDLKAEIEKAKVAIRYGADTIMDLSTGGDLDSIRKAIMHAVDVPIGTVPIYQAAEEMLAKGKAIIEMSEDDMWKAVEKHFKDGVDYTTIHVGVTREVVEKMTRVKRVVGMISRGGTFLAAWILHWGEENPFYRDYDYLLELAKEYDIVLSLGDGLRPGGLPDAGDELQIAELYTLGRLVKRAREAGVQTMVEGPGHVPIDQIPMQIKLAKVATDNAPFYVLGPLVTDIFPGYDHISAAIGGAIAAMNGADFLCYVTPAEHLGLPTVEHVREGVIAAKIAAHAVNLTRFEADFRKDYLMSVARGRLDWAKQFELSGDRDRFIEIRKERPTKTEACSMCGDLCAIKLINDMLRKGEAE, from the coding sequence ATGACCCAGCTTGAGGAGGCCAAACGCGGGGTAATCACGGAGGAGATGAAGTTCATCGCCGAGAGGGAAAGCATAGACCCCGAAAAGCTCAGGAGGAGCGTGGCCAAAGGACACACCGTCATCTTCCGCAACGTCCGCCACGACTGGGTGAAGCCCGTCGCGGTCGGCGACGTCGTTCGTGTGAAGGTGAACGCCAACATAGGCACCTCCCGTGACATCGTCGACCTCAAGGCCGAGATAGAGAAGGCTAAGGTGGCCATAAGATACGGCGCTGACACGATAATGGACCTCTCCACCGGCGGTGACCTCGACTCCATAAGGAAGGCCATAATGCACGCCGTTGACGTCCCCATCGGAACGGTGCCGATTTACCAGGCCGCCGAGGAGATGCTGGCCAAGGGGAAGGCCATCATCGAGATGAGCGAGGACGACATGTGGAAAGCTGTTGAGAAGCACTTCAAGGACGGCGTTGATTACACGACCATTCACGTTGGAGTAACCAGGGAAGTCGTCGAGAAGATGACGAGGGTAAAGAGAGTTGTCGGCATGATCTCGCGCGGAGGAACATTTTTGGCGGCATGGATACTCCACTGGGGCGAGGAGAACCCCTTCTACAGGGACTACGACTACCTTCTCGAGCTGGCCAAAGAGTACGACATCGTTCTCAGCCTCGGCGACGGGTTAAGACCGGGTGGACTTCCAGATGCCGGCGATGAGCTTCAAATAGCGGAACTCTACACCCTCGGGAGGCTCGTGAAGCGCGCGAGGGAAGCGGGCGTCCAGACGATGGTCGAGGGGCCGGGCCACGTCCCGATTGACCAGATACCGATGCAGATAAAGCTCGCCAAGGTTGCAACAGACAACGCGCCCTTTTACGTCCTCGGCCCGCTCGTCACGGACATCTTCCCGGGCTACGATCACATAAGCGCGGCCATAGGCGGGGCGATAGCGGCCATGAACGGCGCAGACTTCCTCTGCTACGTAACGCCGGCGGAGCACCTCGGACTGCCAACGGTGGAGCACGTGAGGGAGGGCGTGATTGCAGCAAAGATAGCGGCCCACGCCGTCAATTTGACCCGCTTCGAGGCGGACTTCAGGAAGGACTACCTCATGAGCGTCGCGAGGGGCAGGCTCGACTGGGCAAAGCAGTTCGAGCTGAGCGGGGACAGGGACAGGTTCATTGAGATAAGGAAGGAGAGGCCTACAAAGACCGAGGCATGCTCGATGTGCGGTGACCTCTGCGCGATAAAGCTCATCAACGACATGCTGAGGAAGGGTGAGGCCGAGTGA
- a CDS encoding MATE family efflux transporter, with translation MQHNKIQEIRQEILSGDITRTILKLSLPLVFSTLIQQLYNLVDTFWLGFFGKVALSTPGTALPLVTTLMHVGLEFSAVGAIFIGQYVGAGEYKKYRKLIGAVYSFMLISSIITSVLGILIIPYALEFMRIPPSAYSYVRDYLLILYVGIPFSFLFAASLSVIKAFGRTKLVMKLSILAIAINMILDPVMIFGLFSLPRLGVRGAALSTVTADVIVCIISLYIVFSGEMGIPVKAQDIKPDLRFYGKILRKGIPLAFGSLVNDITTIIMIRLIYGFGIATYAAYLIIMRMVKLLESFTVGIASGTGIMISQNIGAEKYERAEKIARRAMVLNFAVSSIVALSLAVSREYIVRVFVSDVQVLMESKNVIPLILSVPFFTGIFLIVNNVFKYSGHTRESMVLRMIRLWGLRLPLTYLFGYIIFNSSAGLFWGLGMSNVVSALIAIIFFLMIPWAKKII, from the coding sequence ATGCAGCACAACAAAATCCAGGAAATTAGACAGGAGATACTTAGTGGTGATATAACAAGAACTATCCTTAAACTTTCTTTGCCTCTAGTTTTTTCAACATTGATTCAGCAGCTTTATAACTTAGTCGATACTTTTTGGCTCGGATTTTTTGGAAAAGTCGCTCTCTCCACACCTGGAACTGCACTGCCGTTAGTAACGACCTTAATGCACGTTGGCCTGGAGTTTTCAGCAGTGGGTGCAATATTCATTGGACAATACGTTGGAGCGGGGGAATATAAAAAGTACAGAAAATTAATTGGTGCGGTCTATTCTTTTATGCTGATTTCTTCTATTATCACCTCAGTCTTGGGGATACTTATAATCCCTTACGCCCTGGAGTTCATGAGGATCCCTCCCTCTGCTTATTCGTATGTTAGGGATTATCTTCTAATACTCTATGTTGGGATTCCCTTCTCTTTTTTGTTTGCGGCAAGTTTGTCTGTAATAAAAGCATTCGGGAGAACCAAACTCGTTATGAAGCTCAGCATCTTAGCAATTGCGATCAACATGATTCTTGATCCAGTAATGATTTTTGGCCTGTTCAGCCTTCCACGCCTGGGCGTTAGGGGTGCCGCTCTCTCAACTGTTACAGCGGATGTAATCGTCTGTATAATCTCCCTTTATATTGTTTTCTCTGGGGAAATGGGGATACCAGTAAAAGCTCAGGACATAAAACCTGATTTGAGATTCTATGGGAAAATCCTGAGAAAGGGTATACCCCTTGCCTTTGGTTCATTGGTAAATGACATAACAACAATCATCATGATTAGATTGATCTATGGATTTGGGATAGCAACATACGCAGCTTATTTGATCATTATGAGAATGGTGAAGCTCTTAGAGAGTTTTACCGTTGGAATAGCAAGTGGCACAGGTATAATGATCTCCCAAAATATTGGGGCTGAAAAATATGAAAGAGCAGAAAAAATAGCAAGAAGGGCCATGGTGTTGAATTTTGCGGTTTCTAGTATTGTAGCTCTATCATTAGCTGTTTCAAGAGAGTATATTGTAAGAGTATTTGTAAGCGACGTTCAGGTCTTGATGGAGAGTAAGAATGTCATCCCTTTAATTCTCTCAGTGCCTTTCTTTACGGGGATATTCTTGATAGTGAACAACGTCTTCAAGTATTCTGGACACACAAGGGAGTCCATGGTGCTTAGAATGATAAGGCTTTGGGGCCTTAGATTGCCACTAACATATCTTTTTGGATATATTATTTTCAACTCATCTGCAGGTTTGTTTTGGGGCTTAGGAATGAGCAATGTGGTCTCAGCACTCATCGCCATAATTTTCTTCCTCATGATCCCCTGGGCAAAAAAGATTATTTAG
- a CDS encoding RAD55 family ATPase: MYGKRISTGIRGLDVMLRGGLIPGRTYLVKGAPGTGKTTLAMHFAMAGIANGEDVLYVTLEEPSENLRADMAKMGFRINDSRFTLIDATPTSERYVLVEDFFESFAGSMEKMTAAIKEKLRERRYTRIVLDPITMLKLTSPQEMEYRKAFLSFVKSMAKMGATVLMTSELQKTDIEEYLVSGVIELRMFDIQGTLYRGLKILKFRGSSFDHSMRPYEITDRGIVVHHDRVISLP, encoded by the coding sequence ATGTACGGCAAACGAATATCAACGGGCATCCGGGGACTCGATGTCATGCTCAGGGGCGGTTTAATTCCCGGAAGGACGTACCTGGTAAAAGGTGCTCCGGGAACCGGTAAAACCACGCTCGCAATGCACTTTGCAATGGCAGGAATAGCCAATGGCGAGGACGTTCTGTATGTGACCCTTGAAGAGCCCTCCGAAAACCTGCGGGCAGACATGGCCAAGATGGGTTTTAGAATCAATGACAGCAGGTTCACCCTGATAGACGCCACCCCCACCTCCGAGCGGTACGTTCTGGTCGAGGACTTCTTCGAGTCCTTTGCCGGAAGTATGGAGAAGATGACGGCGGCAATAAAAGAGAAACTCAGAGAGAGGCGCTATACGCGCATCGTCCTGGATCCAATAACCATGCTAAAGCTCACGTCCCCCCAGGAGATGGAATACAGGAAGGCATTTCTGAGCTTCGTGAAGAGTATGGCCAAAATGGGGGCAACCGTCCTGATGACCTCGGAGCTCCAGAAGACAGACATCGAGGAGTACCTCGTCAGCGGGGTTATAGAGCTGAGAATGTTTGACATCCAGGGGACGCTTTACCGGGGGTTGAAGATACTAAAGTTCCGAGGGAGTAGCTTTGACCACAGTATGCGCCCCTACGAGATAACCGACAGGGGGATAGTTGTCCACCACGACCGCGTCATTTCACTGCCCTGA
- a CDS encoding ATP-dependent helicase, with amino-acid sequence MSGERIRHAEREYTDEEIFEILSEPVREWFRRKFGTFTPPQRYAVIEIHRGENVLISSPTGSGKTLSAFLAAINELILLAKAGKLEDKIYVLYVSPLRALNNDIKRNLEGPLAEIKEVAKELGYEIPDIRVGIRTSDTSSYEKSKMVKKPPHILITTPESLAIALNAPKFRERLKTVKYLIIDEVHALAENKRGTHLALSVERLAHWSENEFVRIGLSATIHPLEEVAKFVFGFGDDGKPRPGLIVDVSFTKETKIWVESVVDDLVYTDAGMLSNALYRRLAELIREHRTTLIFTNTRSGAERVAYNLKKRYPEFEGLIEAHHSSLSRGVRLDVEEKLKRGELRCVVTSTSLELGIDIGTIDLVILIGSPKSVNRALQRIGRAGHRLHDVSKGVILALDRDDLVEVTVLAHNARNRRLDRIRIPKNPLDVLVQHLLGMALNQVWDVEEAYRLVRRAYPYRDLPFEDFMSVLRYLAGEYAGLEERKVYAKIWLEDGRFGRRGKMTRAIYYMNVGTIPDEAKIRVYTMDKQMIGTVEEEFAERLMPGDIFVLAGRTYEFIKSRGNKIYVIPREGAKPTIPAWFSEMLPLSFDLALDIQRFRKEVYSLVDSKRARSFLMKKYGIDERAAKAILAYFREQAKYSTVPDDETVLVEEVLGGKRNRYFFHTLIGRRANDALSRAFAYLVSKKKKTNVGVAINDNGFALLLPPDKRLSEEEIMALFKIEDLREVLRRALDNTELLKRRFRHVANRGLLILRRYIGRSKRLGRQQVMAVTLLRILKENHPDFPLLKEVYREIMEDKMDVEAAELFLGWIKEGRIRVVVEHNELPSPFAFNLEVIGSSDVVLMEDRREMIKQLHRKIMAMIGASGQ; translated from the coding sequence ATGAGCGGAGAAAGGATACGCCACGCCGAGAGAGAATACACGGACGAGGAGATATTTGAGATACTCAGCGAGCCGGTTAGGGAGTGGTTTAGGCGAAAGTTTGGAACCTTCACCCCTCCCCAGCGCTACGCGGTCATCGAGATCCACAGGGGAGAGAACGTGCTTATCTCGTCTCCAACAGGTTCTGGAAAGACCCTCTCGGCTTTCCTCGCGGCCATAAACGAGCTGATACTCTTGGCCAAGGCCGGAAAGCTTGAGGACAAAATCTACGTGCTCTACGTCTCCCCGCTGAGGGCTTTGAACAACGACATCAAGCGCAATTTGGAGGGGCCCCTGGCCGAGATAAAGGAAGTGGCAAAGGAGCTCGGCTACGAGATTCCGGACATAAGGGTGGGCATAAGGACGAGCGATACCTCAAGCTACGAGAAGAGCAAGATGGTCAAGAAGCCGCCGCACATCCTGATCACAACCCCCGAGAGCCTCGCCATAGCCCTGAACGCCCCCAAGTTCCGCGAGAGGCTTAAGACGGTCAAATACCTCATCATAGACGAGGTTCACGCCTTAGCCGAGAACAAGCGCGGCACTCACCTCGCGCTCAGCGTCGAGAGGCTCGCCCACTGGTCGGAGAACGAGTTCGTGAGGATAGGACTGAGCGCGACGATTCATCCGCTTGAGGAGGTCGCCAAATTCGTCTTCGGCTTCGGTGACGATGGAAAGCCCAGGCCGGGCCTGATAGTCGACGTCAGCTTCACCAAGGAGACTAAGATATGGGTCGAGAGCGTTGTAGATGACCTCGTTTACACGGACGCTGGGATGCTCAGCAATGCCCTGTACCGCCGTCTGGCAGAGCTCATCAGGGAGCACAGGACAACGCTAATATTCACCAACACAAGGAGCGGTGCCGAGAGGGTCGCATACAACCTGAAAAAGCGCTATCCTGAGTTCGAGGGGCTGATAGAGGCACATCACTCAAGCCTTTCAAGGGGGGTTCGCCTTGATGTGGAGGAGAAGCTCAAGAGGGGAGAACTTCGTTGTGTTGTCACATCGACAAGCCTTGAGCTCGGGATTGACATCGGTACAATTGACCTTGTAATTCTTATCGGTTCGCCGAAAAGCGTTAATAGGGCCTTACAGAGGATTGGAAGGGCCGGCCACAGGCTCCACGACGTCAGCAAAGGAGTAATCCTCGCCCTCGACCGCGACGACCTCGTAGAGGTTACAGTCTTGGCGCACAACGCCCGCAACAGGAGGCTCGACCGGATAAGGATTCCCAAGAACCCCCTCGATGTCCTCGTCCAGCACCTCCTCGGGATGGCGCTCAACCAGGTGTGGGACGTGGAGGAGGCATACAGGCTCGTGAGGCGCGCCTACCCATACCGCGACCTGCCGTTTGAAGACTTCATGAGCGTTCTCCGCTATCTTGCCGGGGAATACGCCGGCTTAGAGGAGAGGAAGGTCTACGCGAAGATATGGCTTGAGGACGGCCGCTTTGGGAGACGCGGCAAGATGACAAGGGCAATCTACTATATGAACGTCGGCACGATACCTGACGAAGCAAAGATACGGGTCTACACCATGGACAAGCAGATGATCGGAACGGTTGAGGAGGAGTTTGCTGAGAGGCTGATGCCCGGTGACATCTTCGTTTTGGCGGGGAGAACCTACGAGTTCATCAAGAGCAGGGGGAACAAGATTTATGTAATTCCGCGCGAGGGTGCGAAGCCCACCATTCCAGCCTGGTTCTCGGAGATGCTCCCCCTGAGCTTCGACCTGGCCCTCGACATCCAGCGCTTCAGGAAGGAGGTCTACTCCCTTGTGGACAGCAAACGCGCCAGGAGCTTCCTGATGAAAAAGTACGGGATAGACGAGAGAGCCGCGAAGGCTATTCTCGCCTACTTCCGCGAGCAGGCGAAGTACTCAACGGTGCCCGACGACGAGACGGTTCTCGTTGAGGAAGTCCTCGGGGGGAAGAGGAACCGCTATTTCTTTCACACACTCATCGGGAGGCGCGCAAACGACGCCCTGAGCAGGGCCTTTGCATATCTCGTGAGCAAGAAAAAGAAGACCAACGTCGGTGTTGCCATAAACGACAACGGCTTCGCCCTGCTCCTTCCCCCGGATAAGAGGTTGAGCGAAGAGGAGATAATGGCCCTGTTTAAAATCGAAGACCTCCGCGAGGTTCTTAGGAGGGCCCTTGACAACACCGAGCTCCTCAAGAGGCGCTTCAGGCACGTCGCCAACCGCGGGCTTCTAATACTTAGGAGATACATTGGAAGGAGCAAAAGGCTTGGCAGACAGCAGGTCATGGCAGTGACACTGCTGAGGATTCTCAAGGAAAACCATCCGGACTTTCCGCTTCTCAAGGAGGTCTACCGCGAGATAATGGAGGACAAGATGGACGTTGAGGCTGCCGAACTCTTCCTGGGCTGGATTAAAGAGGGGAGGATAAGGGTGGTGGTCGAGCACAACGAACTCCCAAGTCCATTCGCCTTCAACCTTGAGGTGATAGGCTCAAGCGACGTGGTCCTCATGGAGGACAGAAGGGAGATGATAAAACAGCTCCACAGAAAGATAATGGCGATGATAGGTGCATCAGGGCAGTGA
- a CDS encoding type II toxin-antitoxin system VapC family toxin, translated as MRFIDANVFIYAFLKPRKEPPGNVKLIKKKAQDILGRISGGERVVTTVVHLSEVANVIESRGGKRKAAEVLLAILTIENIEVLPVSAGDYLKASLIAEERDLGMNDALAYIKMKELGIEEIYTFDRDFEKLDVTVVRE; from the coding sequence ATGAGGTTCATCGATGCAAACGTCTTTATTTATGCGTTTTTGAAGCCAAGAAAGGAACCCCCAGGGAACGTCAAACTCATCAAGAAAAAAGCACAGGATATACTTGGACGGATCAGCGGGGGTGAGAGAGTGGTTACCACAGTTGTCCACCTGAGCGAAGTTGCCAACGTCATTGAAAGCAGGGGTGGAAAGAGAAAAGCCGCTGAAGTCCTTTTGGCGATTCTGACAATCGAGAACATCGAGGTTCTGCCGGTTTCCGCGGGAGACTACCTCAAGGCCTCGCTTATAGCTGAAGAGAGAGACCTTGGGATGAACGATGCTTTGGCCTACATTAAGATGAAAGAGCTTGGGATAGAGGAGATTTACACCTTTGATCGAGATTTCGAAAAGCTGGACGTCACCGTAGTGCGTGAATAG
- a CDS encoding radical SAM/SPASM domain-containing protein — translation MKYINGRFYLEPISAHIDVTNKCNLKCMYCFYYEDPYVQLPDGDPSKDEILDWMDQLAGVGVKFLTFSGGEAFMRPDFLEILSSETSENFWKTIITNGTLLDEQTVGKLGNIPKLLELRVSLDGFDANKKVRGVDAKVIVRNIDFIGKMTDIPVHINTMITTENLHELEKMYEWIEQHEAISGWSIDLPIIRGRYISAMDALRPSWSDMAPVLKRLILRYIDERPPFKLAIFSIFRESLLYPDKIKDRIYSFDLESHPCSYLPSVTIRTDGSVTLCPSLPFSIGNIRERPLRDILESPDQGSERVLRIRIRDIKKCLSCRYVKICGAGCRANAFLETGKLIEVDPVTCKMMEFFDREILPHLPRKSRELIEEYLT, via the coding sequence ATGAAATATATCAATGGCCGCTTTTATCTTGAACCGATTTCAGCCCATATAGATGTCACTAATAAATGTAATTTGAAATGTATGTACTGCTTTTATTATGAGGATCCTTACGTCCAATTGCCTGATGGAGATCCCTCAAAAGATGAAATCTTGGATTGGATGGATCAGTTGGCAGGAGTTGGAGTTAAGTTTCTGACTTTTTCTGGAGGAGAAGCATTTATGAGACCGGATTTCTTGGAAATACTTAGCAGTGAAACTTCAGAGAATTTCTGGAAAACAATTATAACTAATGGAACTCTTCTCGACGAACAAACAGTAGGAAAATTAGGAAATATTCCAAAACTTCTAGAATTAAGAGTTTCCCTGGACGGTTTTGATGCAAATAAAAAAGTTAGAGGAGTGGATGCAAAAGTTATCGTACGGAATATTGACTTTATTGGTAAAATGACGGATATACCAGTACACATAAATACTATGATAACAACTGAAAATCTCCACGAACTTGAAAAAATGTATGAATGGATCGAGCAACATGAGGCAATTTCCGGTTGGTCAATTGATCTCCCAATCATCAGAGGAAGATATATCTCCGCGATGGATGCACTTAGACCCTCTTGGTCCGATATGGCACCAGTTTTAAAAAGATTAATCTTACGTTACATTGACGAGAGACCCCCGTTCAAACTTGCAATATTCTCAATATTTAGGGAGAGCCTACTATATCCTGACAAAATCAAAGATAGAATCTATAGTTTTGACCTAGAGTCCCATCCATGCAGCTATTTACCCTCAGTAACAATTAGAACAGATGGTTCTGTAACGCTTTGCCCAAGTTTGCCATTTAGTATAGGAAATATTAGAGAGAGACCCCTGAGGGATATTCTGGAGAGCCCGGATCAGGGTAGTGAAAGAGTGCTGAGAATACGGATAAGAGACATCAAAAAATGCTTAAGTTGTAGGTATGTAAAAATATGTGGTGCTGGTTGCAGAGCGAATGCATTTTTAGAAACAGGAAAACTCATTGAAGTGGATCCTGTTACCTGCAAGATGATGGAGTTCTTTGATAGGGAGATATTGCCCCATTTGCCAAGGAAAAGCAGGGAGTTGATAGAGGAATACTTAACTTAG